One window of Nocardia sp. NBC_00508 genomic DNA carries:
- a CDS encoding methyltransferase, which yields MASDRPRIPPRPLVRAIESVRTVLALAFRKLVPGHIALMELIAAGWITQAIHAAAALGVADELAQGPRSSAELAAAVGADEAALRRLLRLLISYGIFTRQRDGRYALTPMAQALRRDADVSLRDAALFFGSAAHRNHWSHLVDAVRTGRPVGEELDGMPFFDYVQHDRELGELFDRAMTSISTLAMEPLLAAYDFGRYETLVDVGGGEGTLLTEILRRAPRSRGILFDLPEVVAAAPARLAELGLAERCTVEGGSFFDSVPKGGDAYILKHILHDWAEQDAGRILDALRAAMEPDARLLIIELVVPEHAGPHPSKFIDLEMLVNAGGRERTETEYREFLARHGFTLARRVPTVSPDNVLEARPA from the coding sequence GTGGCGTCCGACCGACCGAGAATTCCTCCGCGGCCGCTGGTGCGGGCCATCGAATCGGTCCGCACGGTACTGGCCTTGGCGTTTCGCAAGCTGGTGCCGGGACACATCGCGCTGATGGAACTGATCGCCGCAGGGTGGATCACGCAGGCGATCCACGCCGCCGCGGCGCTCGGGGTGGCCGACGAACTCGCGCAAGGGCCGCGGTCGAGCGCGGAACTCGCCGCGGCGGTCGGCGCCGACGAGGCCGCGTTGCGGCGCCTGCTGCGGCTGTTGATCAGCTACGGCATCTTCACTCGGCAGCGCGACGGACGGTACGCGCTCACCCCGATGGCGCAGGCGCTGCGGCGCGACGCGGACGTCTCACTGCGCGACGCGGCGCTGTTCTTCGGTTCGGCCGCACACCGCAACCACTGGTCGCACCTCGTCGACGCCGTGCGCACCGGCCGACCCGTCGGCGAGGAATTGGACGGGATGCCGTTCTTCGACTACGTGCAGCACGATCGCGAACTCGGCGAGCTGTTCGACCGCGCGATGACCAGCATCAGCACGCTGGCGATGGAACCGCTGCTGGCGGCCTACGACTTCGGACGCTACGAGACCCTCGTCGACGTCGGCGGCGGCGAGGGAACCCTGCTCACCGAGATCCTGCGCCGCGCGCCGCGGTCGCGCGGCATCCTGTTCGACCTCCCCGAAGTGGTGGCCGCCGCGCCCGCCCGGCTCGCCGAACTCGGCCTCGCCGAACGCTGCACCGTCGAAGGCGGATCGTTCTTCGACAGCGTCCCCAAGGGCGGCGACGCCTACATCCTCAAACACATCCTGCACGACTGGGCCGAGCAGGACGCGGGCCGCATCCTGGACGCACTGCGAGCGGCCATGGAGCCCGACGCCCGGCTGCTGATCATCGAGCTCGTGGTCCCCGAACACGCCGGTCCGCACCCGAGCAAGTTCATCGACCTGGAGATGCTGGTCAACGCGGGCGGCCGGGAACGGACCGAGACCGAGTACCGGGAGTTCCTCGCCCGCCACGGATTCACCCTGGCCAGGCGGGTGCCAACGGTCTCCCCCGACAACGTCCTGGAAGCACGGCCCGCCTGA
- a CDS encoding ESX secretion-associated protein EspG, translating to MDWTFTPDEFAHIWRETDLDRHPYPLRILETPRTEDEADKLRIVLAERLPLGSDPDLSACLRILAEPHTRIVAIGGAHRPGSELRLLAAAIYDRAVLAVQEPGSRPDFGGRVRVSIGHSAKLGQRITALLPKTPPGKEPPRVASGDAVRDQETVPTRRSAAPRIRKLLLEPHTAEGHIRIEPRLDRPAPPPPIHYSWIDVQGDGRYLIKAGDEVRITPASPEQIAAQLQKRIPA from the coding sequence GTGGATTGGACCTTCACTCCGGACGAGTTCGCCCATATCTGGCGCGAGACCGACCTGGATCGCCACCCGTATCCCCTGCGCATCCTGGAGACGCCGCGCACCGAGGACGAGGCCGACAAGCTGCGCATCGTCCTGGCCGAGCGGCTACCGCTCGGCTCCGACCCCGATCTGTCTGCCTGCCTGCGCATTCTGGCCGAGCCGCACACCAGGATCGTCGCGATCGGCGGCGCCCACCGGCCGGGCAGCGAGCTGCGGCTGCTGGCCGCCGCGATCTACGACCGCGCCGTGCTGGCGGTGCAGGAACCCGGGTCGAGACCGGATTTCGGTGGCCGCGTGCGGGTTTCGATTGGACACAGTGCCAAATTGGGCCAGCGGATCACGGCGCTGCTGCCGAAGACACCGCCGGGCAAGGAACCTCCTCGCGTCGCGTCCGGCGACGCGGTGCGCGACCAGGAGACCGTGCCCACACGCCGATCGGCCGCGCCGCGGATCCGCAAGCTGCTGCTCGAGCCGCACACCGCCGAGGGGCACATCAGAATCGAACCGCGGCTGGATCGTCCGGCTCCGCCGCCGCCGATCCACTACTCCTGGATCGACGTGCAGGGCGACGGGCGGTATCTGATCAAGGCGGGCGACGAGGTGCGCATCACCCCGGCTTCGCCGGAGCAGATCGCCGCGCAACTGCAGAAACGCATTCCCGCTTAG
- a CDS encoding MerR family transcriptional regulator: MRSTPEYRIDDLARAAGTTTRNVRAYQERGLLPPPVGKDGRASIYDDSHLERLRLIDALLQRGFTTAHIADFITSWETGKDLTEVLGLQHAVTASWAKDETFEVPRELIGTILGAEADELVDRLREMKLVRLEGETVVFTDTQLLTSFAELHEYGLELRTLIEIYAKVADRIDDITHIMITAAKQHIIDERGPGWLPDTSSEIADTTTMLNKMRELAVASVHATLARSLDVTLRRELGEYLATAADRERRRTEAGTRSEPPTRA; this comes from the coding sequence GTGAGGTCGACGCCGGAGTACCGGATCGACGATCTCGCGCGCGCCGCGGGCACCACTACCCGCAATGTGCGCGCCTACCAGGAACGCGGGCTGCTGCCGCCGCCGGTCGGCAAGGACGGGCGGGCCAGCATCTACGACGATTCGCACCTGGAGCGGCTGCGCCTGATCGACGCGCTGCTCCAGCGCGGCTTCACCACCGCGCACATCGCCGACTTCATCACCAGCTGGGAAACCGGCAAGGACCTGACCGAAGTACTCGGACTGCAACACGCCGTGACGGCGTCCTGGGCCAAGGACGAGACCTTCGAGGTGCCGCGCGAGCTGATCGGCACCATTCTCGGCGCCGAAGCCGACGAGCTGGTCGACCGTCTGCGGGAGATGAAACTCGTCCGGCTGGAGGGCGAGACGGTGGTGTTCACCGACACCCAGCTGCTCACCTCGTTCGCCGAACTGCACGAGTACGGTCTCGAACTGCGCACGCTCATCGAGATCTACGCCAAGGTGGCCGACCGGATCGATGACATCACCCACATCATGATCACCGCCGCCAAGCAGCACATCATCGATGAGCGCGGGCCCGGCTGGCTGCCGGACACCAGCAGCGAAATCGCCGACACCACAACGATGCTCAACAAGATGCGCGAACTGGCGGTCGCCTCGGTGCACGCCACCCTGGCCCGGTCGCTGGACGTCACCCTGCGGCGCGAACTCGGCGAGTACCTCGCCACGGCCGCCGACCGGGAGCGTCGGCGGACCGAGGCCGGCACGAGATCTGAGCCGCCGACTCGCGCCTGA